The sequence CACGAGCGTCCGGACCAACACGATTTACGGTCCGGAACGCTCCGATGCCGCCATCATCCGGATCAAGGAGAACGGGCGGGCACTCGCTCTCACCGCCGACGTCAATCCGGTCTACTGCGCGCTCGATCCCTATGAAGGAGGAAAGCAGGCAGTCGCCGAGGCCGCCCGAAACGTCGCGTGCTCCGGCGCGACTCCGCTTGCGATCACGGATTGCCTGAACTTCGGCTCTCCGGAGCGACCGGAGATCATGTGGCAGTTCGCCGAGGCCATCCGCGGAATCTCGGAAGCCTGTATCGCGCTCGAGGCGCCGGTGGTTTCGGGTAACGTCTCGTTCTACAACGAAACTGAGGGGATCGCCGTTCTTCCGACCCCATCGATCGGGATGGTCGGCCTCCTCGAGAGTCCGGAGCTCGCCGTCCCGTCAGCATTCCGCGAGGACGAAGAGGTGATCGTCCTTCTCGGCGAATCGAGAGACGAGCTCGGAGGGTCGGAGCTTCTGCAGCTGCTCGATCCCGATTTCAGTGCCCGGCCTCCGGCTGTCGATCTCGATCACGAACGGCGTCTCGTCAGACTTCTGAACGAGCTGGCCGCGGAGCGGCTCCTCTCCTCCGCGCATGACATCTCGAATGGCGGACTCGCGATCGCGCTCGCGGAATCATCGATGGAAGGAATCGGCTGCAGGATCGACCTGACCGGGTATGGCGACGATCTCGACGATCTTGCGCTTCTCTTCAGCGAGACTCAGGGCCGGGTCGTTCTCTCCCTTCCGGCCGCAAATCTCGACCGGGTCCTAGCGATCTCAGCCAGTCATCGAATCGCGGCGAGGACGGTTGGGACCACGCTGCATGGTCTGTTCGAGATCGACAGGAGTGGATCGAGGCTCATCCGGACAACCGTCCCTTCGATGAAGCGGATCTGGTCGGAAGCGCTGTCCGATCATCTCGCGGGCGCAACCCCGGATGACATCCTCACCGGCCGGGCGGACGGCGTCGAGCTGGTCGCGCACTCGGATTAAGAGCCGAGATCGAACCGATCCTGGATGTAGCGCGAAAAATAGCCCGCATACTTCCGCTGAAGGTCCGGATGTTTCCAGTCGTTACCGGTGATCACTTTGCGGCAATTCGCGGAGCCGCACGTGCAGTCCATCCGCTCCGATGGATCGCCATCGATCATCGCGTAATCGATCGTCAGTTCCGCACCGCCCGGGACATCACTCATCGCGACGAACGTGATCTGTCCGCGAACGCCGACATTCGGATCGCAGGAGTGGTTCAGACAGAGAATGTTCGACTCCACCCCGGCGGCTCCTCTCGGAGCGATGTAGAGGTCGTCCTCGATCTGGATTTCGGCGGGCGTCACCTCTGATCTGATGAGTGCGAGCTCGTCCGCGCTCATGATCGCACCCCCTTTCACCGCGACGATCTCGCCCGCCGGGATGTCGGCTTTCGCGAAAAGTCCCCTTCCCTGAATCCCGCTCAGCCGCTTTTCGGTCTTCGGACTGAACCAGCTCGTCAACGCCTATCCTTCTTTCTCTACAGCCGCACCTTGCTCTTCGAGGAGTCTCCGCAGCACCGAGCGATGACACCGTGTCTCGGAGTCGCAATAGCAGCCGATCGAAAAATCCGTCTGCCGCGACAGCGCTGCCAGCAGCCTGATCAGCCGCGCGTTGTCCGCGCTCTTCATCTCCGTTTCGTACTTTTTCTCGAACGTGCGCCACTCGGAGGACGACGTTGCCGCCTGCGCCTGCTTCACGAGCTCGGGAGCGGGAGCAAGCTGAGGAAGCCAGACGTCGTACCAGTTGTCGAGGGAAAAGCGCTCCTTCGGGACCCCTCGCGGAGGGCGGCGGACCGCCCCGATCCGAAGCCCTTCTCCCGGTTGCCGGTCCGAGCCGAGCTGCAACACGCGGATACTCACGAGCTCACCTCCCAGACGGAGACTTGATCATTCCTGTCCCGCGGCCGGATCCTCCATCTTCGACACTAGCGCCGCGCCTTTTTAACTTCCTCGGTCAGCACCGGGACAATCTCGAAGAGGTCCCCGACCACCCCGAGGTCCGCGATCTTGAAGATCGGAGCTTCCGCGTCCTTGTTGATCGCGACGATGTGCTTCGACGAGCGCATCCCTGCGAGATGCTGGATCGCGCCCGAAATGCCGCATGCGATGTAGAGATTCGGCCCGACGACCCTTCCCGTCTGGCCGACCTGATGCTGATGGTCGATCCACCCGGCGTCGACGGTCGCGCGCGAGGCTCCCACCGCCCCCCCCAGCGCATGCGCGAGATCGCGGATCAGCTTGAAGTTGTCGGCTTCCTTCAGTCCTCGCCCTCCCGACACGATGATGTCCGCTTCGGCGATCGAAAGCTCGCCAGCTTCTGGTTGCTCGACCGAGGTGACTCGGGCCTTTGGAGTCACGACGTCGTGGTCGACTGTGACGACCTCGGCCGGCCCCGAACCTGATTCGTTTGCCGGAACCGCGTTCATCCGAACCGTCGCGATGGCCGGTTTGCATTCGACCTCCACTGTGGCGATCGCCTTCCCGGAGTACACCGGACGACGGACGACGAGCTTGCCTTCGTTCCACTCGAGCGCCGTGACGTCGGATGCAACGCCGCAGTCGAGCCGCGCCGCGAGCCGCGGAGCCAGATCCCGTCCGGAAGAGGCTGCAGCCACCAGAACGACGTCGGGAGACGCCTGTTCGATCACCGCCGCCGTAGCCGCGGTCCACGTCTCGGTCTGGTATTGATCGAGCGCGCCGTCGCCCACCACGAAGAGTTTCGTGGCGCCGTAGCTTCCGGCTGCGGAGGCCAGGCTCTCGGCCGCCGAACCGAATGCAGTGGCGTGCAGCTCACCCCCCATCGCCTGGGCGAGCTCGCGCCCCGCGGTGAGACATTGGGCGGAGGACTTCTGCAACTCTCCGTCTTTGGTTTCGCAGATGACCAGTACGTTACCCATATCGAACCTCAGATCGCCTTCGCCTGGTTTCGGATGAAATCGAGAATTTCCTTTGCAGCCGCTGCCGGATCCTCTGGCTCGATCCGGCGACCGGCAGACTTCTCCGGAGGCAATTCGAAGCGTGTAAACCTCACCCGGGTGTCGTAAACGTCGCTCTCGTCGAGACCGAGATCACCCAGGGACTTCGTTTCGATCGGTTTCTTCTTGGCGGCCATGATCCCCTTGAGCGAGGCATATCGCGGCTCGTTCAGACCTTTCTGCGCGGTCACGAGCGCCGGCAGCGAGGACTCGATGATCTCCTCCGCTCCCTCCACTTCGCGATGGCCGATGATTTTTCCATCGCCCGCCTCGAGTTTGGTCACGACGTTGAGCTGGGGAAGGTCGAGAAGCTCCGCCAGCATCGGTCCCACGAGCGAGTTGTCCGTGCCGACGCCCTGCTTCCCGAGGAAGACGAGATCATGCGGAACGTCGCGGATTGCGGCGGCGAGAACTTTCGCGATTCCGAGCGAGTCGGCTCGCGAAACTTCGCCTTTTATGTGAATCGCTTTCGTCGCGCCACGAGCCAGACACTCGCGAAGTGCCTGCTGTGCCCGGTCGGGTCCGAAGGTGACGACGGTCACCTCCCCCTCGCCCGATTCCATCCGTTTGACGGCTTCCTCGAGCGCGAACTCGTCGTACGGAGAGACGATGAACTTGAGGCCGCTCTCCTCGATTCGTGTACCATCGGCGGAGATCGAGATCTTCGATTCCGTATCCGGAACGTGTGTGATGCAAACGACAGAATTCAAGGGGGTTCCTCCTCGCGAGCAGACCGCCCACGCATGAAAGGGTTCGCTCTCAGAGCGTTCAACGCGGCTCCAACCGGATGAAGCCTCTCATCATTTCCGCCGGCGATCCGGCCGGAATCGGCCCGGAGATCATATCCCTCGCTCTGGAGAGCATCGAGGCTGAATGCCCGATCCGGATCGTCTGCGACTGGAACCTGACCCGGCAGAGCCTCGAGGCCTGCGGGATCGAGCCGTGGGCGGTGCAGCCGCGGCGCATCGATGAGCTCCCGCGCTCGGACGAAGCGTTTGCGGTCATCGACGTTGCAACGTCCGGCAAGCACCGGCTCGAGCCGGGCGTTCACGACGGTACGACCGGTCTCGCGGCGCTCCGCTCCATCGAGCTCGCCGCGACGCTGGCCGCCGACTCCCGGGCGCTCGTTACGGGACCGATCTCCAAAGCCGCGATTCGCGAGGTTGCGCCTGACTTTACCGGCCACACCGAGCTGCTCGCGAAACGAGCCGGGCTCGCGCGATACGGTCGCGATTTCGCGATGTTCTTCGATTCCCCGACCCTTCGAGTCGTCCTTCTGACGGTGCACGAGCCGCTCGCCGATGCGATCCGGTCGATATCGGCCGCGTCAATCGTCGATCTCGCCCGCCTTACGACCCGCGAGATCTCGAGGCTCTTCGGAAAAAACCCTCGTATCGCGGTCGCAGCTCTGAACCCGCACGCCGGAGAGGGTGGAGCATTCGGGCGGGAGGAGACGATCATCCGCGAAGGGGTGGAGATGGCGCGGGACGCCGGCATGGATGTGAGCGGCCCGTTTCCGGCGGACACTGTGTTTCATCTCGTGCGACTGCGGCGGTACGACGTGGTCATGGCGATGTTCCACGACCAGGGGTTGATTCCCGTCAAGACGCTTCACTTCGACGACGCCGTCAATGTCACGCTCGGGCTTCCCTACCTCCGCGCCTCTCCCGATCACGGTACGGCGCCCGACATCGCAGGGAAGGGAATCGCCGACGCCGGCCCGATGCGCTACGCCATCGAGTGGGCGCTGGCTCGCAGCCGGGAGCTCGAGGCTGAACGGTGAAAACCGCGGCTCCGAAAGCTCAATCGAACACGCGGTCGTGCGATGAGCCGGGACGCATGTTCCTCTCCCACGAGTCCTTCCCCCAGTTGGTCTCCTCGAGCCATTCCTCGAGCCGGGCGGGAGGTAAGGGCGGAGTGAAGCAGTATCCCTGGGCGACGTCGACACCGATCTCGGCCACCCTGCGGCAGAGATTCGCGTCGGCGACTCCCTCGGCCACCACCTGCCGTCCGAGGCTGTGCGCCAGATCCACCATCGCCCTCACGATCGCGGCGTCGGCCTCGCTCGACGCCATCCCCATCACGAAGCTCTTGTCGATCTTGATCTCGTCGACGGGAAGCTGTCTCAGATGAGTCAGCGACGAATACCCCGTCCCGAAATCATCGAGCGAAATCCGCAGTCCGAGCGAACGGAGCAGAGAGAGTATCGCCAGCGCCTGGGGAGGGTCTGCGAGAATGTTGCTCTCGGTAATCTCGAGCTTGAAGAGCTGGGGTTCCAGCCCGAGTCGCTGCAGCTTGTCGAAGATCTTCTGCGGCAGAATGTGCTCGTGAAAACTGCGTCCTGAAACATTGACCGCGACCGAGAGCGGCTTGCCGAGCTTCTTCCACGTCGCGCATTGATCGAGCACGGAATCGATCGCCCACTCGGTGAGACTGCCGATCATTCCGGTTTTCTCGGCGAGGCGTATGAAGACGTCCGGCAGGATGTAGCCATCGCGTCGCCGCCAGCGCGCGAGCGCTTCGACGCCCACGACCACTCCGGTCCGGAGGTGGACCTTCGGCTGATAGAACATTTCGAGCGATCTGTTCCGAATCGCCTCCCGGAGCTCGACGGCGAGCGACATCGAGGCGGGATCTTCCTTCTCGAGGTCCGCGGTGAAGAGACTGAAGCCGATGCCTTCACGCTTCGCCTTGTACATCGCAGCATCAGCCCGCCTGAGAAGAGTCGAAGCATCGTCGCCGTGATCCGGATAGACGGCGATCCCGACGCTCGCTCCGACTTCGAAGCGGTACTCTTCGACCTCGAACGGATATTCGAGCGCGTTAGTCACCTTCCGCGCGATCCGGATGGCTTCGCCGGGATCCGACATCGTCGGCACAACGAGGGCGAACTCGTCTCCACCCATGCGGGCGATCGTCTGGGTCTCATCGGCCTCGTCGCGAAGTCGCCGCGCGACCTCGTTCAGCAGCGCGTCTCCATAGTGATGCCCGAAGGTGTCATTGACCTCCTTGAAACGGTCGAGGTCCATGATCAGGAGCCCGGTCTTCTCTCCGAGCTCTCGCGCCCTTTCGATCGCTCCGCCGAGCCGGTTGAACAGAAGAGCTCGATTCGGAAGACCCGTCAGGTCATCGTGCGTTGCCTGGTGCTCCAGCGTCTGAACCTGCGCCCTCTCCTCGGAAACATCCCGGAGATATGCGACCCACAGGCGGACGGAACTTTCATCGTCGTCGTGGTGAATCGGAACGAGAAGGAGCCGCAGCAGATAGGAAGTTCCATTCGCCCTCACGGCCTCGGCTTCCGCCTCGAACGACCGGCGCTGACAGAGTGGATGCATCATCGCATCGATCAGCGCCTCGTCGCTCTGGCCCACTCCAAAAATGGTGAGCGGGCGACCCAAAGCGTCGTCCGAGGCCATCCCGGTGATTCGAGTGAATGCCTGATTCACATACTTCGCGCGCGGACTGCGCGCAAGGTCTGGTGGGGTGATGATCGCAATTCCATCCGCCGCGTGCTCGATCGCCATCTGCACCAGCGCATCGCGGCCGAGCTCGTCGGTCCGAAGCTGCGACAGCTCGATCGCCACGGTCTTTCCGGCGTCCCAATGCGTCGGTTCAGAGACATTCAGGACTTCCCTGATCGATACCGGCAGCTCCGGCACGTCCGAGTTCCAATTGTGGGCTGTGTGCCTCTCACTCATCAGCTAAGTCCCTGTACGATACAGCAATCGGGCGAGCCGCGATCAAGGATCCTCGACGCCCCTCCCTTCGGAATCTCATGCGTACGGCCTGCCCCGCAGGGTAAGAGGTGAAATCTCGATTGCCGGAAGCGACCCCTCCCCGCTCGGGATGGCAGTAAGCTCGCATTCACCGGGGCCATGAACATCGACAAAGGCCTTCAGGAGCTCGTCGCTGCCGCGCTCGAACGCGGATTCGAAGAGTACGGCAACGGCAAACACGACCTCGTACCATTCGCAATGACCGAAGATGACGACGGAAGCATCGGAAGTCACACGTTCGCGAGCGACACGCTGGACGAGGCCATTCATCTCGCCCGGAACCACGTTCGTCGTCACGCGGGAGGCATTTCGCGCTACGCGATCGTGACCACCGGTTTCGTTTCGATCAACGGCAAACGTCGCAGCGCAATGCTGGTCGAGGCGGGGGAAGTGGGTGGTGAGATCGTGATCACCGCTGCCCAGCCGTTCAAGCGGAAGGGCGTCATCCGAAAGCGGATCAAGCGCTTCAGCGATCTGGCAATTTTCGGGCGGAGTGAAACTCCTCTCGGTTCCGAGGAAGAGGACTTCGACGACGACGACGAGGAATTCGCCGGGGACGACGACTGAGCACGAGCGGCCGCCCTTTCGGGACGGCCGCCCAGAGTGTCAGAACGGTACGTTGTCGTCGTCGGGACCGTCGTTGCCGACGCCGACCGGCTCGTAGGAATCCTGAGATCCCGAGCCTCCTCCGTCGCTCTTGCTACCGAGCATCTGCATCTCCCTGGCGTGGATCTCGGTTCGGTACTTCTTCTGCCCGGTCTCCTTGTCGTCCCAGGAATCATGTCGGATCTGCCCTTCGATGTAGACGA is a genomic window of Acidobacteriota bacterium containing:
- a CDS encoding electron transfer flavoprotein subunit beta/FixA family protein, which produces MNSVVCITHVPDTESKISISADGTRIEESGLKFIVSPYDEFALEEAVKRMESGEGEVTVVTFGPDRAQQALRECLARGATKAIHIKGEVSRADSLGIAKVLAAAIRDVPHDLVFLGKQGVGTDNSLVGPMLAELLDLPQLNVVTKLEAGDGKIIGHREVEGAEEIIESSLPALVTAQKGLNEPRYASLKGIMAAKKKPIETKSLGDLGLDESDVYDTRVRFTRFELPPEKSAGRRIEPEDPAAAAKEILDFIRNQAKAI
- the pdxA gene encoding 4-hydroxythreonine-4-phosphate dehydrogenase PdxA; translation: MKPLIISAGDPAGIGPEIISLALESIEAECPIRIVCDWNLTRQSLEACGIEPWAVQPRRIDELPRSDEAFAVIDVATSGKHRLEPGVHDGTTGLAALRSIELAATLAADSRALVTGPISKAAIREVAPDFTGHTELLAKRAGLARYGRDFAMFFDSPTLRVVLLTVHEPLADAIRSISAASIVDLARLTTREISRLFGKNPRIAVAALNPHAGEGGAFGREETIIREGVEMARDAGMDVSGPFPADTVFHLVRLRRYDVVMAMFHDQGLIPVKTLHFDDAVNVTLGLPYLRASPDHGTAPDIAGKGIADAGPMRYAIEWALARSRELEAER
- a CDS encoding SET domain-containing protein-lysine N-methyltransferase — its product is MTSWFSPKTEKRLSGIQGRGLFAKADIPAGEIVAVKGGAIMSADELALIRSEVTPAEIQIEDDLYIAPRGAAGVESNILCLNHSCDPNVGVRGQITFVAMSDVPGGAELTIDYAMIDGDPSERMDCTCGSANCRKVITGNDWKHPDLQRKYAGYFSRYIQDRFDLGS
- a CDS encoding electron transfer flavoprotein subunit alpha/FixB family protein; this translates as MGNVLVICETKDGELQKSSAQCLTAGRELAQAMGGELHATAFGSAAESLASAAGSYGATKLFVVGDGALDQYQTETWTAATAAVIEQASPDVVLVAAASSGRDLAPRLAARLDCGVASDVTALEWNEGKLVVRRPVYSGKAIATVEVECKPAIATVRMNAVPANESGSGPAEVVTVDHDVVTPKARVTSVEQPEAGELSIAEADIIVSGGRGLKEADNFKLIRDLAHALGGAVGASRATVDAGWIDHQHQVGQTGRVVGPNLYIACGISGAIQHLAGMRSSKHIVAINKDAEAPIFKIADLGVVGDLFEIVPVLTEEVKKARR
- a CDS encoding EAL domain-containing protein produces the protein MSERHTAHNWNSDVPELPVSIREVLNVSEPTHWDAGKTVAIELSQLRTDELGRDALVQMAIEHAADGIAIITPPDLARSPRAKYVNQAFTRITGMASDDALGRPLTIFGVGQSDEALIDAMMHPLCQRRSFEAEAEAVRANGTSYLLRLLLVPIHHDDDESSVRLWVAYLRDVSEERAQVQTLEHQATHDDLTGLPNRALLFNRLGGAIERARELGEKTGLLIMDLDRFKEVNDTFGHHYGDALLNEVARRLRDEADETQTIARMGGDEFALVVPTMSDPGEAIRIARKVTNALEYPFEVEEYRFEVGASVGIAVYPDHGDDASTLLRRADAAMYKAKREGIGFSLFTADLEKEDPASMSLAVELREAIRNRSLEMFYQPKVHLRTGVVVGVEALARWRRRDGYILPDVFIRLAEKTGMIGSLTEWAIDSVLDQCATWKKLGKPLSVAVNVSGRSFHEHILPQKIFDKLQRLGLEPQLFKLEITESNILADPPQALAILSLLRSLGLRISLDDFGTGYSSLTHLRQLPVDEIKIDKSFVMGMASSEADAAIVRAMVDLAHSLGRQVVAEGVADANLCRRVAEIGVDVAQGYCFTPPLPPARLEEWLEETNWGKDSWERNMRPGSSHDRVFD
- a CDS encoding DUF488 family protein, whose protein sequence is MSIRVLQLGSDRQPGEGLRIGAVRRPPRGVPKERFSLDNWYDVWLPQLAPAPELVKQAQAATSSSEWRTFEKKYETEMKSADNARLIRLLAALSRQTDFSIGCYCDSETRCHRSVLRRLLEEQGAAVEKEG